In a genomic window of Rhizobium sp. N324:
- a CDS encoding cupin domain-containing protein has product MASETSSGRVPVHIRRVVTEHGNKGAASFAEDGAAPRTDIFRTVPGLVSRMIWSTSASTAVPFNGTDPTSQVTSFVPEPGETRFLVLTFPPDAVFMSPDFDGPAAMAENLAVSPGLAERFEPDGKHQTPTVDYGIVLDGEIWMELDDGNETRLGQFDAFVQNGTRHAWRNKSDRPATIAVVLVGARTADTTD; this is encoded by the coding sequence TTGGCATCTGAAACGTCGAGCGGGAGAGTCCCCGTGCATATTAGGCGCGTTGTGACCGAGCACGGCAATAAGGGTGCTGCCAGCTTCGCTGAGGACGGCGCCGCGCCGCGCACGGATATATTCAGGACGGTCCCTGGATTGGTGTCGCGGATGATCTGGTCGACGTCGGCTTCGACGGCCGTGCCGTTCAACGGAACCGATCCCACTTCGCAGGTGACAAGCTTCGTCCCGGAACCCGGCGAAACGCGGTTTTTAGTGCTAACGTTCCCACCGGATGCCGTTTTTATGTCGCCGGACTTTGACGGTCCGGCAGCTATGGCGGAGAATCTGGCGGTCAGTCCCGGTTTGGCCGAACGCTTTGAACCGGATGGCAAACATCAAACGCCCACCGTCGATTATGGAATCGTTCTCGACGGCGAGATCTGGATGGAACTCGACGATGGCAACGAGACGCGCTTGGGCCAGTTCGACGCCTTCGTACAGAATGGAACGCGCCATGCCTGGCGAAACAAAAGCGACAGACCGGCAACCATCGCCGTGGTGCTGGTTGGCGCACGGACCGCCGATACGACGGATTAA
- a CDS encoding C-terminal binding protein: protein MTRTVLLTDYAWPDDKVEREVIEGAGFTLVSGPAEPSPSSDIDALAAEHKPDAILTCWAQVSETAIAASPNLKIVARLGVGLDNIAVDAATERGIWVTNVPDYCVTEVSDHAIGFAIAWARGLIHFDREVRDGRWDPASANLRRLSELTCGIVGFGRIGRATAAKMQALGCRVTAHDPHASNVPDNVELADFDTLLAKSDIVIVHAPLSPATRHLINRDAISKMRRGSLLINVSRGGVVDTAAVIEGLAAGILSGVGLDVLEDEPRVPPELIAHPGAMITPHVAFSSDASLIELRRRAAEEVVRVLSGEMPEQARNSPRR from the coding sequence ATGACGCGGACCGTACTGTTGACGGACTACGCCTGGCCGGATGACAAGGTGGAGCGGGAGGTGATCGAGGGAGCCGGGTTTACCCTCGTCAGCGGCCCTGCCGAGCCGTCGCCCTCTTCCGATATCGACGCTTTGGCCGCAGAGCATAAGCCGGACGCCATCCTGACCTGCTGGGCTCAGGTCAGCGAGACGGCGATCGCTGCATCTCCCAATCTCAAGATCGTCGCGCGTCTCGGAGTCGGCCTGGACAATATTGCCGTCGATGCGGCCACCGAGCGGGGAATATGGGTCACGAACGTGCCCGACTACTGCGTCACGGAAGTGTCCGATCATGCCATCGGCTTTGCAATTGCCTGGGCCCGCGGCCTGATCCACTTCGATCGCGAGGTTCGCGATGGCCGCTGGGACCCGGCTTCGGCAAATCTCCGCCGGCTTTCGGAACTGACCTGCGGCATCGTCGGCTTCGGTCGCATCGGCCGTGCGACGGCGGCAAAGATGCAGGCGCTGGGATGCCGCGTGACGGCGCACGATCCCCATGCCTCGAACGTGCCTGATAATGTGGAGCTTGCCGACTTCGATACGCTTCTGGCCAAGAGCGATATCGTCATTGTCCATGCGCCGCTTTCGCCTGCGACGCGTCATCTGATCAACAGGGACGCCATCTCGAAGATGCGGCGTGGAAGCCTGCTGATCAACGTCAGCCGAGGCGGCGTCGTGGATACCGCCGCCGTGATCGAGGGCTTGGCCGCCGGCATTCTGAGCGGTGTCGGCCTCGATGTGCTCGAGGATGAGCCACGCGTTCCCCCGGAGTTGATTGCTCACCCGGGCGCGATGATCACGCCGCATGTCGCCTTCTCCTCGGATGCCTCGCTGATCGAGCTGCGCCGCCGGGCAGCAGAAGAGGTCGTCAGGGTTCTCTCTGGAGAGATGCCCGAACAAGCCCGCAACAGCCCCCGCCGCTAA
- a CDS encoding alcohol dehydrogenase catalytic domain-containing protein — MVKTMIAARLHALHQPMSLDEIPVPTPRPNDVLVQVRACGIVPNMANVINNWPTWFPHQPLPKFPAVFGLDPAGVVAEVGEAVTNVKIGDRVYVSPLRSCGSCKACRSGNRSQCRYYTLNGYFSTSRDGQRIFDLYPYGGFSQYMTAPEYSLVCLPDNLSFEQAGRFGYLGTSYGALKNAQAGPGQVCLIDGITGTLGVAATKLALAMGLSKILGTGRNKELMDRIKAIAPDRIDTIMLGEGSTGEWAKAQTGGEGVDFVISALGARAPAATVVDSMRGVRRGGRVVVVGGVAEDVPVDVKWLMDEQVQLIGSNWFSAAQGQEMADMVRTGALDLSYLEHKVYPLERVNEAISGIGERDGGFSNYVVVPPVPAVWQ, encoded by the coding sequence ATGGTTAAAACTATGATCGCCGCCCGGCTGCATGCTCTGCATCAGCCGATGTCGTTGGATGAGATTCCGGTTCCCACGCCCCGGCCCAACGACGTCCTGGTGCAGGTCAGGGCTTGCGGTATCGTGCCCAACATGGCCAACGTCATCAATAACTGGCCAACCTGGTTTCCCCACCAGCCGCTGCCGAAGTTTCCGGCAGTGTTCGGCCTGGATCCGGCCGGGGTCGTCGCCGAAGTGGGCGAGGCGGTCACCAATGTCAAAATTGGCGATCGTGTTTATGTCAGCCCTCTCAGATCCTGTGGTTCCTGCAAGGCGTGCCGGTCAGGCAACCGCAGCCAATGCCGCTACTACACCTTGAACGGCTACTTCAGCACCAGCCGCGATGGTCAAAGAATCTTCGATCTTTATCCCTATGGCGGCTTCAGCCAGTACATGACTGCCCCGGAATATTCACTCGTGTGCCTGCCGGATAATCTCAGCTTCGAACAGGCCGGCCGCTTCGGCTATCTCGGCACATCCTACGGCGCCCTGAAGAATGCACAGGCCGGACCCGGCCAAGTTTGCCTCATCGACGGGATTACCGGCACGCTTGGCGTCGCGGCTACCAAGCTCGCTCTCGCCATGGGCCTCTCCAAAATTCTGGGCACCGGCAGAAACAAGGAATTGATGGACCGCATAAAGGCCATCGCTCCCGATCGCATCGACACGATCATGCTCGGCGAGGGCTCGACCGGAGAATGGGCAAAGGCCCAAACCGGCGGCGAGGGGGTGGATTTCGTCATCAGCGCGCTGGGTGCCAGAGCCCCCGCCGCGACCGTGGTCGATTCCATGCGCGGCGTTCGTCGAGGCGGCCGTGTGGTTGTGGTTGGCGGCGTCGCGGAAGATGTTCCTGTTGATGTGAAGTGGCTGATGGACGAGCAGGTTCAGCTCATCGGCTCTAACTGGTTCAGCGCTGCCCAGGGGCAGGAAATGGCCGACATGGTCCGCACCGGTGCGCTCGACCTCTCCTATCTCGAGCACAAGGTCTATCCGCTCGAGCGGGTGAACGAAGCCATCTCCGGCATCGGCGAACGCGATGGCGGCTTCAGCAACTACGTGGTCGTTCCGCCGGTTCCCGCCGTCTGGCAATAA
- a CDS encoding amino acid ABC transporter substrate-binding protein has translation MSANSIKLNRRAFLGSAAAAAAFGAMPKVFAQGGPIRVGGTLPLTGPLAGVGAIHKLAAEVFVEQINAKGGILGRKVEFVLLDDQSLPANARTLYERLVTADKVDLLMGPYGTSSIIAAMGVAARFKKMLVQSSLGDPSLAPYPLQFPSLPIGAEPQLTDTEVVLDAYASLPTPPKTIAFVTSKFPSALTIAKGGQQVAEKRGIKNVLELEYEFGTKDFGAIANRIKAADPDLLWSGAIGMEAVQLLDAMSRIDYQPRNQFYLFPAPGPTAAHPKASGLTSLTWFEEHEPFLKNHGAQEFVSAYDGKAKAAGFPYPRAEYQAAVEYAAWQILAAAAEGAGKLDDAAMAAWLRANPVETVVGTRTFDGKFNAGKPSTKLKQVQGKDWVTVWPADFRPAGKEFLAAL, from the coding sequence ATGAGTGCGAATTCCATTAAACTGAACAGACGTGCATTTCTCGGCTCTGCCGCCGCCGCGGCGGCTTTCGGCGCGATGCCGAAGGTTTTCGCGCAAGGTGGGCCCATCCGCGTCGGCGGAACGCTGCCGTTGACAGGTCCGCTTGCAGGCGTCGGCGCAATCCATAAGCTTGCGGCAGAGGTGTTCGTCGAACAGATCAACGCCAAAGGCGGTATTCTCGGACGGAAGGTGGAGTTCGTCCTTCTCGACGACCAATCGCTTCCCGCCAATGCGCGAACCCTTTACGAGCGTCTGGTGACGGCCGATAAGGTCGATCTGCTGATGGGGCCTTATGGCACCTCCTCGATTATCGCGGCGATGGGCGTTGCCGCGCGGTTCAAGAAGATGCTCGTTCAGAGCAGCCTCGGCGACCCGAGCCTCGCGCCCTATCCGCTGCAGTTCCCGTCGCTTCCGATCGGGGCCGAGCCGCAGTTGACCGACACCGAGGTCGTTCTCGATGCCTATGCGAGCCTGCCGACCCCTCCCAAGACGATCGCCTTCGTCACCAGCAAATTCCCGTCGGCACTGACAATCGCCAAGGGCGGCCAGCAAGTCGCCGAGAAGCGTGGCATCAAGAACGTGCTGGAGCTTGAATACGAATTCGGCACCAAGGACTTCGGCGCCATCGCCAACCGCATCAAGGCGGCAGATCCGGATCTGTTGTGGTCCGGTGCGATCGGCATGGAGGCCGTGCAGCTTCTCGATGCGATGAGCCGGATCGATTACCAGCCAAGAAACCAGTTCTATCTGTTCCCGGCGCCCGGCCCGACTGCGGCGCACCCCAAAGCGAGTGGCCTGACCTCGCTGACCTGGTTCGAAGAGCACGAACCATTCCTCAAAAATCACGGCGCCCAGGAGTTCGTAAGCGCCTATGACGGAAAGGCGAAGGCGGCAGGCTTCCCCTATCCGCGCGCCGAATATCAGGCCGCCGTCGAATATGCTGCGTGGCAGATCCTTGCGGCGGCAGCTGAAGGGGCGGGGAAGCTGGACGATGCCGCGATGGCTGCGTGGCTGCGCGCAAATCCCGTCGAGACGGTCGTCGGGACAAGGACTTTCGACGGCAAGTTCAATGCCGGAAAGCCATCGACGAAGCTCAAGCAAGTTCAAGGAAAGGATTGGGTGACTGTCTGGCCTGCGGACTTCCGACCGGCCGGCAAGGAGTTCCTGGCCGCCCTCTGA
- a CDS encoding VOC family protein, with translation MLPAVNLKPPFNITRFSHVVLEVNDVGRSRDFYVNVGGLVETEFEDGVSYLRGLSEACHHSLVLAPAGGKPACRRIGYRVFLEEDLDKAKVFFEEKGLPAEWIDVRNQGRTLLVSDPSGARIELCSSMSVHPRKFLEVHEHRGARAQGLDHCQVIVADPLGLSAFYGELGFRTSEYIAAGDDLIANFMYRKGVCLDLALVPGIGPQLHHFAYTVPESSDIFAVCDFASRYGYGDSVERGPGRHGPSGVLFVYLRDPDGHRVEFFNNHYTTIDAELEPIRWDAASLSTNVHWGMPAVSKWFFEASEFTGVPLEHPERMPNPMTLERYAEGLAKS, from the coding sequence ATGCTTCCGGCTGTTAATTTGAAACCTCCCTTCAACATCACGCGCTTCAGCCATGTCGTGCTTGAGGTCAATGATGTGGGACGCAGCCGGGATTTCTATGTCAATGTCGGCGGCCTCGTCGAAACGGAATTCGAAGATGGTGTCTCCTACCTTCGCGGACTGTCAGAGGCCTGTCACCACAGCCTGGTGCTCGCACCCGCCGGCGGCAAGCCGGCGTGCAGGCGGATCGGTTACAGGGTGTTCCTGGAGGAGGATCTGGACAAGGCCAAGGTCTTCTTCGAGGAGAAGGGGCTTCCGGCGGAATGGATCGACGTTCGAAACCAGGGGCGGACCCTGCTTGTCAGCGATCCCTCGGGGGCTCGCATCGAGCTTTGCTCCAGCATGAGCGTTCATCCCCGCAAGTTTCTCGAAGTGCATGAACATCGCGGCGCCCGGGCCCAGGGGCTCGACCATTGCCAGGTCATCGTCGCCGATCCGCTGGGTCTGAGCGCCTTCTATGGCGAACTCGGTTTCCGGACGTCGGAATATATCGCGGCGGGCGACGATCTCATTGCGAACTTCATGTATCGCAAAGGTGTCTGCCTCGACCTGGCCCTGGTGCCCGGCATCGGCCCGCAGCTGCATCATTTTGCTTATACGGTTCCCGAAAGCAGCGACATCTTCGCCGTCTGCGACTTTGCCAGCCGTTACGGATATGGAGACAGCGTCGAGCGAGGGCCTGGCCGTCATGGCCCTTCGGGAGTCCTGTTCGTCTATCTGCGCGATCCGGATGGCCACCGGGTGGAGTTCTTCAACAATCACTACACCACGATAGATGCGGAATTGGAGCCCATTCGCTGGGACGCGGCATCTCTGAGCACCAATGTCCATTGGGGCATGCCGGCCGTCTCGAAGTGGTTCTTCGAGGCCAGCGAATTTACGGGAGTACCGCTGGAGCACCCCGAGAGAATGCCGAACCCGATGACGCTGGAACGCTACGCGGAAGGGCTCGCGAAGAGCTGA
- the eno gene encoding phosphopyruvate hydratase, whose amino-acid sequence MTNTEIRKVQGRRVWDSRGRPTVEVEIELASGAIGRAIAPAGASTGTGEALDLRDGGSALAGLGINKALTAVNGEIAKLLVGRDASDQAELDHAIIELDGTKNRSRLGGNASVATSMALLHAAAAAADQPIWRYLAGSDKGITMPLPEIQIFGGGAHAARRVDVQDFMIMCPAASTFSEALEWTAEVYRAAGEIMKRAGKLQGVADEGGYWPAFTSNEEALDALVRSIEAAGLKPGAEVAISLDIAASEFGRKGKYSLALEDRQLDTAKMIDMLGGWLKAYPIVSIEDPLAEDDPDGFKEFTARYGSRCQIIGDDFFVTNAARVTEAIRDKSANAVLIKPNQAGTITETFEALSVAKKAGFRTIVSARSGETEDVTIAHLSVGWNARQLKVGSFSRSERMAKWNEVLRIEEALGKEASFAGWSALDLAEKPAVVAAVG is encoded by the coding sequence ATGACCAACACCGAAATCCGAAAAGTGCAGGGCCGCCGCGTCTGGGATTCTCGTGGCAGGCCCACCGTCGAGGTAGAAATCGAGCTGGCCTCCGGTGCCATCGGCCGGGCCATCGCACCCGCCGGCGCATCGACCGGCACCGGCGAAGCTCTCGACCTTCGTGACGGCGGCAGCGCCCTTGCCGGCCTGGGCATCAACAAGGCCCTGACTGCCGTCAATGGCGAGATCGCCAAGCTGCTGGTTGGTCGGGATGCCAGCGATCAAGCCGAGCTGGACCACGCCATCATCGAGCTTGACGGCACTAAGAACCGGAGCAGGCTGGGTGGAAATGCATCGGTAGCAACATCGATGGCGCTGCTTCACGCCGCAGCGGCGGCGGCCGATCAACCGATCTGGCGATATCTTGCAGGCTCCGACAAGGGAATTACCATGCCGCTGCCGGAAATCCAGATTTTCGGCGGCGGAGCACACGCGGCGCGCCGGGTCGATGTCCAGGATTTCATGATCATGTGCCCTGCCGCCTCGACATTCTCGGAGGCTCTGGAGTGGACCGCTGAAGTCTACCGCGCCGCGGGTGAGATTATGAAACGTGCCGGCAAGCTCCAGGGCGTGGCGGACGAGGGAGGTTACTGGCCAGCCTTCACCAGCAACGAAGAGGCTCTCGATGCCCTGGTGCGCTCGATCGAGGCTGCGGGGCTGAAGCCAGGCGCCGAAGTTGCGATATCGCTCGACATTGCGGCTTCCGAATTCGGCCGTAAGGGCAAGTATTCGCTGGCGCTGGAAGATCGGCAGCTCGATACGGCCAAGATGATCGATATGCTTGGCGGCTGGCTCAAGGCCTATCCGATCGTCTCGATCGAGGATCCGCTCGCCGAGGACGATCCTGACGGCTTCAAGGAATTTACCGCCCGCTACGGCTCCAGATGCCAGATCATCGGCGACGACTTCTTCGTGACGAACGCGGCGCGGGTAACCGAAGCGATCAGGGATAAAAGCGCCAATGCCGTTCTGATCAAGCCGAACCAGGCGGGCACGATCACTGAGACCTTCGAGGCGCTCTCCGTCGCCAAGAAAGCGGGTTTCCGGACAATCGTTTCGGCGAGATCAGGCGAGACGGAAGACGTGACGATCGCCCATCTCTCGGTCGGCTGGAATGCCAGGCAGCTCAAGGTCGGATCGTTCTCACGCTCCGAGCGGATGGCCAAGTGGAACGAGGTTCTTCGGATCGAGGAGGCGCTTGGAAAAGAGGCTTCGTTCGCCGGGTGGTCGGCGCTGGACTTGGCTGAAAAGCCAGCCGTCGTTGCCGCCGTCGGTTAG
- the ppc gene encoding phosphoenolpyruvate carboxylase produces the protein MPGRRLTARALVKDVRLLGRLLCEAIEASDGRETRETVERVRALSVTGRRKTSPRLNGELAPFCADMPPRTLKRVIRAFSQFSQLVNIAEDAHQARVQRFGIADGEPAMPGTIARSLSVLAAAGVEVEDIRKLLSEAIVSPVFTAHPTEVRRKSVIDIEQELARCLSRLDHAGLTAQEADRYREDLERATTTLWQTNSLRGRRLQVVDEILNGLSYYDSTIFRVIPEVYGALENQLRASPWSFGHDALPPFLRMGSWIGGDRDGNPYVNGETLREALRLQSERVFSFYLGELHSLGAELSLDDRYVKVSRDLQRLATVSPDRSEQRRHEPYRLAISGIYARLAATARKFGSTELVREPVAAAPRYQNPTEFAADLATISKSLKANGAEKIAAGKLRNLQRAVDVFGFHLVSLDLRQNSEVHQRVIHELFENVRPGTSYEALAESDRIRLLTEELRSSQLLVTPLKTYSAETMSELSVLREAAEAHKHYGSASIPNYIISKAASPSDLLEVMILFREVGMFRPDEPEAASVNIIPLFETISDLRNSHDVMQTVLATEAYRTYLKALGGKQEIMLGYSDSNKDGGYLTSGWELYKAEMAFIRLFEREGIRLSLFHGRGGSVGRGGGPSYEAITALPPGAVAGSIRLTEQGEVIAAKYSNQALGRRNLELLIAATLEASLLPSDAHEPDPEYLDAMEELSELAFAAYRSLVYETEGFERFFWEATIIGEIAKLNIGSRPASRSSSHRIEDLRAIPWVFGWSQSRIMLPGWFGFGSAIGQWLARHPDGLQTLQRMRRDWPFFQTLIANMEMVLAKTNMTIAAGYVALAPDASAHEKIFARIKDEWEATTAALFDITDQASLLENNPALKQSIHHRFPCLDPLNHMQIDLLRRHRAGERDQDTEEALHLTINGIAAGLRNSG, from the coding sequence ATGCCGGGAAGGCGCCTCACGGCCAGGGCCCTGGTGAAGGATGTTCGACTGCTCGGCCGCCTTTTGTGCGAAGCCATTGAAGCCAGCGACGGCAGGGAGACCCGGGAGACCGTAGAACGCGTCCGCGCCCTCTCGGTAACCGGCCGCAGAAAGACCAGCCCACGCCTGAACGGCGAACTCGCCCCCTTCTGCGCAGACATGCCTCCCCGCACCCTGAAGCGCGTGATCCGCGCGTTCAGCCAGTTCTCTCAGCTCGTAAACATCGCCGAAGACGCTCATCAGGCCAGAGTGCAGCGCTTCGGCATCGCCGATGGCGAACCTGCCATGCCGGGAACGATTGCCAGATCGCTTTCGGTTCTCGCTGCCGCCGGCGTAGAGGTGGAGGATATCCGTAAGCTGCTGTCGGAAGCGATCGTCTCGCCCGTTTTTACCGCGCACCCCACCGAGGTTCGGCGAAAGAGCGTTATCGACATCGAGCAGGAGCTTGCACGATGCTTGAGCCGGCTCGACCATGCCGGCCTGACGGCGCAGGAGGCGGATCGATATCGGGAGGATTTGGAAAGAGCGACGACGACGCTTTGGCAAACGAACAGCCTGCGAGGGCGGCGGCTGCAGGTCGTGGACGAAATCCTCAATGGCCTGTCCTATTACGACAGTACCATTTTCCGCGTCATCCCGGAAGTTTATGGGGCTCTCGAAAATCAGCTTCGAGCCTCGCCCTGGAGCTTCGGTCATGACGCGCTGCCGCCATTCCTGCGCATGGGTTCGTGGATCGGCGGCGACAGGGATGGCAATCCCTATGTCAACGGCGAGACCCTGAGGGAGGCGCTCCGGCTGCAGAGTGAGAGAGTTTTCTCGTTCTATCTCGGCGAGCTGCACAGCCTTGGCGCCGAACTTTCCTTGGATGATCGGTATGTGAAGGTCTCGCGGGACCTTCAGCGCCTCGCGACCGTCTCTCCCGATAGATCGGAGCAACGCCGGCACGAGCCATATCGCTTGGCGATCTCGGGTATCTATGCTCGCCTGGCGGCCACGGCCCGTAAATTCGGCAGCACGGAGCTGGTTCGCGAACCTGTAGCCGCCGCCCCTCGCTACCAGAACCCTACAGAATTCGCCGCAGACCTGGCGACGATCAGCAAATCGCTAAAAGCCAATGGCGCAGAAAAGATCGCCGCTGGGAAGCTGCGCAACCTCCAACGCGCCGTAGACGTCTTCGGCTTTCACCTTGTCAGCCTCGATCTGAGACAGAATTCCGAGGTTCATCAGCGGGTTATTCATGAGCTTTTCGAGAACGTGCGCCCCGGCACAAGCTATGAAGCGCTCGCCGAGAGCGACAGGATCCGCTTGCTCACCGAGGAACTCCGCTCCTCCCAGCTGCTGGTTACACCGCTCAAGACCTATTCGGCCGAGACGATGTCGGAGCTATCCGTCCTGCGTGAAGCCGCCGAGGCGCATAAGCATTATGGCAGCGCCAGCATCCCGAATTACATCATCTCGAAGGCGGCAAGCCCTTCCGACCTTCTCGAGGTCATGATCCTATTCCGCGAGGTGGGAATGTTCCGGCCCGATGAGCCAGAAGCGGCGTCAGTCAACATCATACCGCTTTTCGAGACAATCTCGGATCTTCGAAACTCGCATGACGTGATGCAGACGGTTTTGGCCACAGAAGCTTATCGCACATACTTGAAGGCGCTCGGCGGCAAACAGGAAATCATGCTCGGCTATTCCGACAGCAACAAGGACGGCGGTTATCTGACGTCGGGATGGGAACTTTATAAGGCAGAGATGGCCTTCATTCGGCTTTTCGAGCGTGAGGGCATTCGCCTCAGCCTGTTTCACGGCCGCGGCGGCTCCGTAGGCCGCGGCGGCGGTCCGAGCTATGAGGCCATCACCGCCCTGCCGCCCGGCGCGGTTGCCGGATCGATCCGGCTGACGGAACAAGGCGAAGTCATTGCAGCGAAATATTCCAATCAAGCACTCGGCCGGCGAAATCTGGAACTGCTGATCGCCGCGACGCTGGAAGCGTCTTTACTGCCTTCCGACGCACACGAGCCGGATCCCGAATATCTCGACGCCATGGAAGAGCTGTCCGAGCTCGCTTTTGCCGCCTATCGCTCTTTGGTTTACGAGACCGAAGGATTTGAACGGTTCTTCTGGGAAGCCACAATCATTGGCGAAATCGCAAAACTGAACATTGGCAGCCGCCCAGCCTCACGCAGTTCGTCTCACCGCATCGAAGACCTTCGCGCGATCCCATGGGTGTTCGGCTGGTCGCAAAGCCGCATCATGCTGCCGGGCTGGTTTGGATTTGGCTCGGCCATCGGACAGTGGCTGGCCAGACACCCCGACGGATTGCAAACTCTTCAAAGGATGCGTCGGGATTGGCCTTTCTTTCAGACGCTGATCGCCAACATGGAGATGGTGCTGGCCAAAACCAACATGACGATCGCGGCAGGCTACGTGGCCCTCGCCCCTGATGCATCCGCCCACGAGAAAATCTTCGCACGCATAAAAGACGAATGGGAAGCGACGACGGCCGCATTGTTCGACATAACGGATCAGGCCTCGCTCCTGGAGAATAATCCGGCGTTGAAGCAGTCGATCCATCATCGCTTTCCATGCCTCGATCCACTGAACCACATGCAGATCGACCTTCTTCGCCGCCACCGCGCCGGAGAACGAGATCAGGATACGGAGGAGGCGCTGCACCTGACCATCAATGGAATCGCCGCCGGGCTGCGAAACAGCGGCTAG
- a CDS encoding NADPH-dependent FMN reductase, with protein sequence MSKKDIAVLVGSLRQASINLKFARAMQKVAPDGLNLEIVPIGDLPLYNQDLETETPPVEWSSFRERIKACDGAIFVTPEYNRSVPAALKNAIEVGSRPYGNSVWDHKPGAVTGASPGLIGGAAAALQLRVILTNINVPTMPQPEVYLSTADKLVGDHGIFLNEGTQKFIESFLVAFESWVARF encoded by the coding sequence ATGTCCAAGAAAGATATCGCGGTCCTGGTCGGGAGCCTTCGTCAGGCTTCGATCAACCTGAAATTCGCCCGTGCCATGCAGAAAGTGGCGCCTGACGGATTGAACCTGGAAATCGTGCCGATCGGCGACCTTCCGCTCTATAACCAGGACCTTGAGACCGAAACGCCGCCGGTGGAATGGTCGTCCTTCCGCGAGCGCATCAAGGCTTGCGATGGCGCAATCTTCGTGACGCCGGAATATAATAGATCCGTGCCTGCGGCATTGAAGAATGCGATCGAAGTCGGCTCCCGGCCGTATGGGAATAGCGTGTGGGATCACAAGCCCGGCGCGGTGACCGGCGCTTCTCCCGGTCTCATCGGCGGCGCAGCGGCAGCACTTCAGCTCCGAGTTATCCTGACCAACATCAACGTGCCGACTATGCCCCAGCCTGAAGTTTACCTCAGCACGGCCGACAAATTGGTGGGCGACCATGGGATATTCCTCAACGAAGGAACCCAGAAGTTCATCGAGAGCTTCCTGGTTGCGTTCGAAAGCTGGGTCGCCCGGTTCTGA
- a CDS encoding phosphotransferase family protein, producing MSAAETTIFDDFLLKSGLKSASEEAIYKPLTGGVSSDIYRVELPGRLICVKRALAKLKVSADWQAPVSRNLYEWNWISFVAEHFPSAVPKPLAHDGPSGVFAMEFLPSDDYPLWKTNLLHGSVDRKAAEVIGQRIGQIHSVSARTPGLPEKFDSGSNFFALRLEPYLVATAAKHPFVSDRLAELVQRTAETKLALVHGDVSPKNILLGRNGPVFLDAECAWFGDPAFDLAFCLNHLLLKKIVAAKAASELASSFAALTAAYMDQVDWEDRDALEARAASLLPTLFLARVDGKSPVEYISDECQREAVRKAAIPLIASPPQKLADVAQAWFP from the coding sequence ATGTCTGCAGCCGAGACCACGATTTTCGACGATTTCCTGCTGAAGAGCGGCCTGAAGAGCGCTTCCGAGGAAGCGATCTATAAGCCCCTGACGGGTGGCGTTTCTTCAGATATCTACCGCGTGGAGCTTCCCGGCCGGCTTATCTGCGTGAAACGCGCACTTGCCAAGCTTAAAGTATCCGCCGATTGGCAGGCGCCGGTGTCGAGAAATCTATACGAATGGAACTGGATCTCCTTCGTGGCCGAGCATTTCCCTTCCGCCGTTCCGAAGCCTCTCGCGCACGACGGGCCGTCTGGTGTTTTCGCAATGGAGTTTCTTCCGAGCGACGACTACCCGCTCTGGAAGACCAACCTGCTTCATGGGAGCGTCGACCGAAAGGCGGCAGAGGTCATTGGCCAGCGGATTGGACAGATCCATTCCGTCAGTGCCCGCACTCCGGGGTTGCCGGAAAAATTTGACTCCGGATCGAACTTCTTTGCGCTTCGGCTGGAGCCCTACCTGGTGGCGACTGCCGCCAAACATCCTTTCGTCAGCGATCGCCTGGCCGAGTTGGTTCAGCGCACGGCCGAAACAAAGCTGGCGCTGGTCCATGGCGACGTCAGCCCGAAGAACATCCTGCTGGGCAGGAACGGCCCTGTGTTCCTCGATGCCGAATGCGCCTGGTTCGGCGATCCGGCTTTCGACCTGGCCTTCTGCCTGAACCATCTGCTGCTGAAGAAGATCGTTGCCGCAAAGGCGGCATCCGAGCTCGCATCGTCATTCGCGGCCTTGACGGCAGCCTACATGGATCAGGTCGATTGGGAAGATCGGGACGCTCTCGAGGCCCGGGCCGCAAGCCTGCTGCCCACCCTCTTCCTCGCCCGGGTCGATGGCAAATCGCCCGTCGAATACATAAGCGACGAATGCCAGCGCGAGGCGGTCCGCAAGGCTGCTATTCCATTGATCGCGTCGCCTCCGCAAAAGCTCGCTGACGTGGCGCAGGCCTGGTTTCCGTAA